From Pogoniulus pusillus isolate bPogPus1 chromosome 5, bPogPus1.pri, whole genome shotgun sequence, the proteins below share one genomic window:
- the LOC135175621 gene encoding G2/M phase-specific E3 ubiquitin-protein ligase-like has protein sequence MATNSVERGESKASLRQSGRGPTGDNHLGVLPCPTEVLIPLQFALSPAACQLCHRAHLDPEIYGPILEQEGICVHEFCVYFASDIYPIIAMSDWVIYSSSAIQRGIEEAAEKQCCVCGSSGAAIDCWERSCERSFHLPCALRGECITQYFDYYRAFCSLHRPQQAVDINPEPETECLLCTELVDDTKTYTTMVCPVCQHSWFHRHCVQEQALHAGISAFKCMLCRDKELFQQEMLCMGIRIPKRPPSWETVEAFQDLMARHSRCDVIECLCPAGREYEEEEGPWQMLLCSSCAAEGTHRSCSNLTDSTNRWECPDCADPSTASSASSEMADFSSVSQAGSGPSRGSLGLESSSRFDAPGPVWVRVGSRLQRRAEYDPYSWPRRRRQRSRTSAPATASSIPSEAAPAVPHSLLAPEASSLHAASQMPAPAASSSPAADSGSCCRSAGPVRGPDRSRRRRGRSNPYSRPGHRRRT, from the exons ATGGCCACCAACTCAGTGGAGCGAGGTGAGAGCAAAGCTTCCCTCCGACAGTCTGGCAGAGGGCCAACTGGGGACAACCACTTGGgagtcctgccctgccccacagaGGTGCTTATCCCACTGCAATTTGCtctgtctcctgcagcctgccagctgtgccaccgGGCACATTTGGACCCCGAGATCTATGGGCCCATATTAGAGCAAGAGGGGATCTGTGTCCATGAATTCTGCGTG TACTTTGCAAGTGACATTTATCCCATCATTGCGATGTCGGATTGGGTGATCTATTCCTCTTCTGCTATTCAAAGAGGAAtcgaggaggcagcagagaag CAATGCTGTGTCTGCggcagcagtggagctgccaTCGACTGCTGGGAGCGGAGCTGTGAGCGGAGCTTccacctgccctgtgccctgcgCGGGGAATGCATCACTCAATACTTCGACTACTACAG GGCCTTCTGCTCACTCCACcgccctcagcaggcagtggacATCAACCCAGAGCCTGAGACTGAGTGCCTGCTCTGCACGGAGCTGGTGGATGACACCAAGACCTACACAACCATGGTGTGTCCAGTGTGCCAGCATTCCTGGTTTCACAGGCACTGCGTCCAG GAACAGGCTCTTCATGCTGGCATTTCAGCTTTCAAGTGCATGCTGTGCAGAGACAAAGAGCTGTTCCAGCAGGAAATGCTCTGCATGGGCATTCGCATCCCCAAGAG ACCACCATCCTGGGAGACTGTTGAGGCATTCCAAGACCTCATGGCAAGGCACAGCCGGTGTGATGTCATAgagtgcctgtgcccagcaggcagggagtatgaagaggaggaagg GCCCTGGCAGATGCTTCtgtgcagctcctgtgctgctgaaggaacccacaggagctgctccaactTGACAGACAGCACAAACAGATGGGAGTGCCCAGACTGTGCAGACCCCAGCACTG CTTCCAGTGCCAGCTCTGAGATGGCTGACTTCAGCAGTGTCAGCCAGGCAGGATCGGGGCCATCCCGGGGCTCCCTAGGACTTGAGAGCAGCAGCCGCTTCGATGCCCCTGGGCCCGTGTGGGTGCGAGTCGGATCCCGCTTGCAGCGCCGAGCTGAGTACGACCCCTACAGCTGGCCCAGGAGACGCCGCCAGAGGAGCCGCACCTCAGCCCCCGCGACAGCGAGCAGCATCCCGAGCGAGGCAGCGCCGGCGGTGCCCCACAGCTTGCTGGCACCCGAGGCCAGCAGCCTCCACGCCGCCAGTCAGATGCCAGCACCggctgcctccagctccccagcagcagacagcgGCAGCTGCTGCCGCTCTGCCGGGCCCGTGCGGGGCCCAGACCGTTCCCGCAGGCGACGAGGGAGATCAAACCCTTACAGTCGGCCCGGACATCGCCGAAGGACCTGA